The following are encoded together in the Thunnus thynnus chromosome 15, fThuThy2.1, whole genome shotgun sequence genome:
- the ssr2 gene encoding translocon-associated protein subunit beta, with protein MTKMLHIFVVLALLGLGSGEEGARLLASKSLLNRYAVEGRDLTLQYNIYNVGSSAALEVELSDDSFPPEDFGIVSGMLNVKWDRIAPASNVSHTVVLRPLKAGYFNFTSASVSYLAQEGGQVVVGYTSAPGQGGILAQREFDRRFSPHYLDWAAFGVMTLPSIGIPLLLWYSSKRKYDSPKAKKN; from the exons atgACGAAGATGCTGCACATATTTGTAGTTCTGGCCCTGCTCGGCCTGGGTTCAGGAGAAGAGGGAGCCCGTCTGCTGGCCTCTAAGTCTCTGCTGAACCGCTACGCAGTGGAGGGTCGCGACCTCACCCTGCAGTACAACATCTACAATGTGGGCTCCAG TGCTGCTCTGGAGGTGGAGCTGTCTGATGATTCTTTTCCTCCTGAAGACTTTGGAATTGTTTCAGGAATGTTGAACGTCAAATGGGACAGGATCGCACC AGCCAGCAATGTCTCTCACACGGTGGTGCTGCGCCCCCTGAAGGCCGGTTACTTTAACTTCACCTCTGCTTCTGTCAGCTACCTGGCCCAGGAGGGAGGCCAAGTAGTG GTCGGCTACACCAGCGCCCCCGGCCAGGGAGGCATCCTGGCTCAGAGGGAGTTCGACCGGCGCTTCTCCCCACATTAT CTGGACTGGGCTGCATTTGGCGTGATGACTCTGCCCTCCATCGGCatccctctgctcctctggTACTCCAGCAAGAGGAAGTACGACTCACCAAAGGCTAAGAAGAACTGA
- the LOC137198064 gene encoding low-density lipoprotein receptor class A domain-containing protein 4-like gives MRNRTVPASSSNTKSNGFCFCSCTGPQPQGMDISELEFVQMIIILLVMTFMMVVIICLLNHYRLSALAFISRLSHTQRDQATQLDASVWSDSVLTQQRNGEVMCSHLNRNLPRFMQQQQLCRLQPTYPHLPQEIINLPPIICLSDGEELPPYKGPCSLQLRHPDQQLELIRAAVRAPPNRTVFDSDLIDIYIHSKRLQTPKSNSGTNDSSARMEGPPPSYSEVMGDYPASTAWLGPNSSQTVFHTGSSDPVSTRKASTDLNKKS, from the exons ATGCGAAACAGAACGGTCCCGGCAAGCTCCAGCAACACAAAGTCCAATGGTTTTTGCTTCTGCAGCTGCACCGGACCCCAGCCACAGGGCATGGATATAT CTGAACTGGAGTTTGTTCAGATGATAATTATCCTGCTGGTGATGACATTCATGATGGTCGTGATCATCTGCCTGCTCAACCACTACCGGTTGTCAGCCCTGGCCTTCATCAGCAGGCTCAGCCACACCCAGAGAGACCAGGCCACACAACTG gaTGCCAGCGTGTGGTCAGACAGTGTGCTGACTCAGCAGAGAAACGGTGAG GTGATGTGTAGCCACCTGAACAGGAACTTGCCACGTttcatgcagcagcagcaactgtgTCGCTTGCAGCCCACCTACCCCCACCTGCCACAGGAGATCATCAACCTTCCCCCGATCATCTGCCTGTCAGATGGGGAGGAGCTGCCGCCCTACAAGGGTCCATGTAGCTTACAGCTCCGCCACCCAGACCAGCAGCTGGAGCTGATCCGAGCCGCTGTGCGTGCTCCCCCGAACCGGACCGTTTTTGATAGTGACCTCATAGACATTTATATACACAGCAAGAGACTACAGACCCCCAAAAGTAACTCTGGAACCAATGATTCCAGTGCAAGGATGGAGGGTCCCCCGCCCTCCTACAGTGAGGTGATGGGGGATTACCCTGCCTCTACAGCCTGGTTAGGACCTAACAGTTCACAGACAGTGTTCCACACTGGCAGCAGTGACCCTGTAAGCACAAGAAAGGCCTCCACTGACTTAAACAAGAAGAGTTGA
- the thap7 gene encoding THAP domain-containing protein 7 isoform X1 — MKKERKTLDSVQMPRHCSAGGCKSRDNRETRNAGITFHKLPKGTTRRNLWISNSHRADSWDPQTDFVYFCSKHFTPESFELTGCSGIRRLKEDAFPTVFDYSSATKCKRSGTPQKQEDIPVRKNPRSGDKNTQQQEEGQTSEEPTVHSSVAAAGETNENIPASSQETAEVEQLSQQEHSSSPPLVSRSISPSRYMRRLPPPPGFYLPKEHSYAQLCPLLWRRRYDQAIDCLEKALRQLHAARRRENRLRSTMLRLRDKRLKHTLLVSRDGSKDKGGWTSGEENRRGKGGSYQDSETDAKSEDTGLFEDRCGDQMELVGRFLPDTNSWSEEEKGYCFYCGRGQVQGGGQLARSVSKTGKDVQPTVHKDSLMIQRSVETGTCGTAENDQEIQIVRLERASGKIVETSDSNVTNSQVLLQTQVLQHVIPAAVSLSDTCEQSVQFLGSQQELLLSDMCERESEATGQQHHLDLQQQLFWIQDDAEGQVILVPVPVEDGLQSFLKMEGVADEAQTILVSELDLKGDFGLMTENTGGLSRGETGCDDEHGDQHSVINSTSVEMRDVREKLKEHLEGFHLQLSTEFIN, encoded by the exons atgaaaaaagaaagaaaaactctgGACTCCGTGCAG ATGCCCAGACATTGCTCAGCAGGTGGCTGCAAATCTCGGGACAACCGTGAGACTCGTAATGCTGGTATCACCTTTCACAA ATTACCAAAAGGAACAACTCGGAGGAACCTTTGGATCAGCAACTCCCACCGTGCAGACTCCTGGGATCCTCAGACTGACTTTGTCTACTTTTGCTCCAAACACTTCACCCCTGAGAGCTTTGAACTGACTGGATGCAG TGGGATCAGAAGACTGAAAGAAGATGCATTTCCTACAGTATTTGATTACTCTTCAGCAACCAAATGCAAAAGATCAGGAACTCCTCAGAAACAAGAAGACATTCCTGTCAG GAAGAATCCACGCTCAGGTGACAAGAACActcagcagcaggaggagggtCAAACTTCAGAAGAACCCACAGTTCATAGTTCAGTGGCAGCAGCTGGTGagactaatgaaaacatacccGCATCTTCTCAAGAGACAGCAGAGGTGGAGCAGCTGTCACAGCAAGAACATAGTTCTTCACCACCACTAGTGTCTCGTTCCATCTCCCCATCGCGTTACATGAGGCGCCTACCACCTCCTCCAGGCTTCTATCTGCCGAAAGAGCACAGCTACGCTCAGCTTTGCCCCCTGCTGTGGAGGAGACGTTATGACCAGGCTATTGACTGCTTGGAGAAGGCCTTACGACAGCTCCATGCAGCCAGGCGGAGGGAGAACCGCCTGCGGAGCACTATGCTGAGGCTCCGTGATAAACGGCTGAAGCACACCCTGCTCGTGTCACGAGATGGGTCGAAAGACAAAGGGGGCTGGACATCAGGGGAGGAGAACAGACGAGGCAAAGGCGGTTCTTACCAGGATAGTGAGACTGATGCTAAGTCTGAGGATACAGGGTTATTTGAGGACAGATGTGGGGATCAGATGGAATTGGTGGGTCGTTTTCTTCCAGACACCAACAGCTGGTCTGAAGAGGAGAAGGGTTACTGCTTCTACTGTGGAAGAGGGCAGGTGCAGGGTGGTGGTCAGCTAGCACGCAGTGTTTCAAAGACAGGGAAAGATGTCCAGCCCACAGTGCATAAGGACTCTCTGATGATTCAGAGAAGTGTGGAGACTGGTACCTGTGGCACAGCTGAAAATGACCAAGAAATACAGATAGTCAGGCTGGAAAGAGCTTCTGGGAAAATTGTAGAAACCAGTGACTCAAATGTAACAAATTCCCAAGTCCTGCTCCAAACTCAAGTTCTTCAGCATGTGATCCCTGCTGCAGTGTCTCTGTCTGATACTTGTGAGCAGAGTGTGCAGTTTTTAGGCTCTCAGCAGGAGCTGCTGCTCTCTGACATGTGTGAAAGGGAGTCTGAAGCCACGGGTCAACAGCATCATCTGGACCTGCAGCAACAGCTGTTTTGGATACAGGACGATGCTGAGGGACAGGTCATCCTGGTTCCTGTCCCTGTTGAAGATGGATTGCAAAGCTTTCTGAAGATGGAGGGAGTGGCTGACGAAGCACAAACCATACTGGTGTCAGAACTGGATCTTAAAGGAGACTTTGGACTCATGACAGAGAACACTGGAGGTCTGTCCAGAGGTGAAACAGGGTGTGATGATGAACATGGTGACCAGCATTCTGTTATCAACAGCACATCGGTGGAAATGAGAGATGTGAGGGAGAAACTGAAAGAACACCTGGAGGGATTTCACCTTCAGCTGAGCACTGAGTTTATAAACTGA
- the thap7 gene encoding THAP domain-containing protein 7 isoform X2: MKKERKTLDSVQMPRHCSAGGCKSRDNRETRNAGITFHKLPKGTTRRNLWISNSHRADSWDPQTDFVYFCSKHFTPESFELTGCRKNPRSGDKNTQQQEEGQTSEEPTVHSSVAAAGETNENIPASSQETAEVEQLSQQEHSSSPPLVSRSISPSRYMRRLPPPPGFYLPKEHSYAQLCPLLWRRRYDQAIDCLEKALRQLHAARRRENRLRSTMLRLRDKRLKHTLLVSRDGSKDKGGWTSGEENRRGKGGSYQDSETDAKSEDTGLFEDRCGDQMELVGRFLPDTNSWSEEEKGYCFYCGRGQVQGGGQLARSVSKTGKDVQPTVHKDSLMIQRSVETGTCGTAENDQEIQIVRLERASGKIVETSDSNVTNSQVLLQTQVLQHVIPAAVSLSDTCEQSVQFLGSQQELLLSDMCERESEATGQQHHLDLQQQLFWIQDDAEGQVILVPVPVEDGLQSFLKMEGVADEAQTILVSELDLKGDFGLMTENTGGLSRGETGCDDEHGDQHSVINSTSVEMRDVREKLKEHLEGFHLQLSTEFIN, translated from the exons atgaaaaaagaaagaaaaactctgGACTCCGTGCAG ATGCCCAGACATTGCTCAGCAGGTGGCTGCAAATCTCGGGACAACCGTGAGACTCGTAATGCTGGTATCACCTTTCACAA ATTACCAAAAGGAACAACTCGGAGGAACCTTTGGATCAGCAACTCCCACCGTGCAGACTCCTGGGATCCTCAGACTGACTTTGTCTACTTTTGCTCCAAACACTTCACCCCTGAGAGCTTTGAACTGACTGGATGCAG GAAGAATCCACGCTCAGGTGACAAGAACActcagcagcaggaggagggtCAAACTTCAGAAGAACCCACAGTTCATAGTTCAGTGGCAGCAGCTGGTGagactaatgaaaacatacccGCATCTTCTCAAGAGACAGCAGAGGTGGAGCAGCTGTCACAGCAAGAACATAGTTCTTCACCACCACTAGTGTCTCGTTCCATCTCCCCATCGCGTTACATGAGGCGCCTACCACCTCCTCCAGGCTTCTATCTGCCGAAAGAGCACAGCTACGCTCAGCTTTGCCCCCTGCTGTGGAGGAGACGTTATGACCAGGCTATTGACTGCTTGGAGAAGGCCTTACGACAGCTCCATGCAGCCAGGCGGAGGGAGAACCGCCTGCGGAGCACTATGCTGAGGCTCCGTGATAAACGGCTGAAGCACACCCTGCTCGTGTCACGAGATGGGTCGAAAGACAAAGGGGGCTGGACATCAGGGGAGGAGAACAGACGAGGCAAAGGCGGTTCTTACCAGGATAGTGAGACTGATGCTAAGTCTGAGGATACAGGGTTATTTGAGGACAGATGTGGGGATCAGATGGAATTGGTGGGTCGTTTTCTTCCAGACACCAACAGCTGGTCTGAAGAGGAGAAGGGTTACTGCTTCTACTGTGGAAGAGGGCAGGTGCAGGGTGGTGGTCAGCTAGCACGCAGTGTTTCAAAGACAGGGAAAGATGTCCAGCCCACAGTGCATAAGGACTCTCTGATGATTCAGAGAAGTGTGGAGACTGGTACCTGTGGCACAGCTGAAAATGACCAAGAAATACAGATAGTCAGGCTGGAAAGAGCTTCTGGGAAAATTGTAGAAACCAGTGACTCAAATGTAACAAATTCCCAAGTCCTGCTCCAAACTCAAGTTCTTCAGCATGTGATCCCTGCTGCAGTGTCTCTGTCTGATACTTGTGAGCAGAGTGTGCAGTTTTTAGGCTCTCAGCAGGAGCTGCTGCTCTCTGACATGTGTGAAAGGGAGTCTGAAGCCACGGGTCAACAGCATCATCTGGACCTGCAGCAACAGCTGTTTTGGATACAGGACGATGCTGAGGGACAGGTCATCCTGGTTCCTGTCCCTGTTGAAGATGGATTGCAAAGCTTTCTGAAGATGGAGGGAGTGGCTGACGAAGCACAAACCATACTGGTGTCAGAACTGGATCTTAAAGGAGACTTTGGACTCATGACAGAGAACACTGGAGGTCTGTCCAGAGGTGAAACAGGGTGTGATGATGAACATGGTGACCAGCATTCTGTTATCAACAGCACATCGGTGGAAATGAGAGATGTGAGGGAGAAACTGAAAGAACACCTGGAGGGATTTCACCTTCAGCTGAGCACTGAGTTTATAAACTGA
- the thap7 gene encoding THAP domain-containing protein 7 isoform X3, translating into MPRHCSAGGCKSRDNRETRNAGITFHKLPKGTTRRNLWISNSHRADSWDPQTDFVYFCSKHFTPESFELTGCSGIRRLKEDAFPTVFDYSSATKCKRSGTPQKQEDIPVRKNPRSGDKNTQQQEEGQTSEEPTVHSSVAAAGETNENIPASSQETAEVEQLSQQEHSSSPPLVSRSISPSRYMRRLPPPPGFYLPKEHSYAQLCPLLWRRRYDQAIDCLEKALRQLHAARRRENRLRSTMLRLRDKRLKHTLLVSRDGSKDKGGWTSGEENRRGKGGSYQDSETDAKSEDTGLFEDRCGDQMELVGRFLPDTNSWSEEEKGYCFYCGRGQVQGGGQLARSVSKTGKDVQPTVHKDSLMIQRSVETGTCGTAENDQEIQIVRLERASGKIVETSDSNVTNSQVLLQTQVLQHVIPAAVSLSDTCEQSVQFLGSQQELLLSDMCERESEATGQQHHLDLQQQLFWIQDDAEGQVILVPVPVEDGLQSFLKMEGVADEAQTILVSELDLKGDFGLMTENTGGLSRGETGCDDEHGDQHSVINSTSVEMRDVREKLKEHLEGFHLQLSTEFIN; encoded by the exons ATGCCCAGACATTGCTCAGCAGGTGGCTGCAAATCTCGGGACAACCGTGAGACTCGTAATGCTGGTATCACCTTTCACAA ATTACCAAAAGGAACAACTCGGAGGAACCTTTGGATCAGCAACTCCCACCGTGCAGACTCCTGGGATCCTCAGACTGACTTTGTCTACTTTTGCTCCAAACACTTCACCCCTGAGAGCTTTGAACTGACTGGATGCAG TGGGATCAGAAGACTGAAAGAAGATGCATTTCCTACAGTATTTGATTACTCTTCAGCAACCAAATGCAAAAGATCAGGAACTCCTCAGAAACAAGAAGACATTCCTGTCAG GAAGAATCCACGCTCAGGTGACAAGAACActcagcagcaggaggagggtCAAACTTCAGAAGAACCCACAGTTCATAGTTCAGTGGCAGCAGCTGGTGagactaatgaaaacatacccGCATCTTCTCAAGAGACAGCAGAGGTGGAGCAGCTGTCACAGCAAGAACATAGTTCTTCACCACCACTAGTGTCTCGTTCCATCTCCCCATCGCGTTACATGAGGCGCCTACCACCTCCTCCAGGCTTCTATCTGCCGAAAGAGCACAGCTACGCTCAGCTTTGCCCCCTGCTGTGGAGGAGACGTTATGACCAGGCTATTGACTGCTTGGAGAAGGCCTTACGACAGCTCCATGCAGCCAGGCGGAGGGAGAACCGCCTGCGGAGCACTATGCTGAGGCTCCGTGATAAACGGCTGAAGCACACCCTGCTCGTGTCACGAGATGGGTCGAAAGACAAAGGGGGCTGGACATCAGGGGAGGAGAACAGACGAGGCAAAGGCGGTTCTTACCAGGATAGTGAGACTGATGCTAAGTCTGAGGATACAGGGTTATTTGAGGACAGATGTGGGGATCAGATGGAATTGGTGGGTCGTTTTCTTCCAGACACCAACAGCTGGTCTGAAGAGGAGAAGGGTTACTGCTTCTACTGTGGAAGAGGGCAGGTGCAGGGTGGTGGTCAGCTAGCACGCAGTGTTTCAAAGACAGGGAAAGATGTCCAGCCCACAGTGCATAAGGACTCTCTGATGATTCAGAGAAGTGTGGAGACTGGTACCTGTGGCACAGCTGAAAATGACCAAGAAATACAGATAGTCAGGCTGGAAAGAGCTTCTGGGAAAATTGTAGAAACCAGTGACTCAAATGTAACAAATTCCCAAGTCCTGCTCCAAACTCAAGTTCTTCAGCATGTGATCCCTGCTGCAGTGTCTCTGTCTGATACTTGTGAGCAGAGTGTGCAGTTTTTAGGCTCTCAGCAGGAGCTGCTGCTCTCTGACATGTGTGAAAGGGAGTCTGAAGCCACGGGTCAACAGCATCATCTGGACCTGCAGCAACAGCTGTTTTGGATACAGGACGATGCTGAGGGACAGGTCATCCTGGTTCCTGTCCCTGTTGAAGATGGATTGCAAAGCTTTCTGAAGATGGAGGGAGTGGCTGACGAAGCACAAACCATACTGGTGTCAGAACTGGATCTTAAAGGAGACTTTGGACTCATGACAGAGAACACTGGAGGTCTGTCCAGAGGTGAAACAGGGTGTGATGATGAACATGGTGACCAGCATTCTGTTATCAACAGCACATCGGTGGAAATGAGAGATGTGAGGGAGAAACTGAAAGAACACCTGGAGGGATTTCACCTTCAGCTGAGCACTGAGTTTATAAACTGA